The Nocardioides zeae genome includes the window GGCGAGCAGCCGCCCCACGTGGGTCTTGACCGTCGCCTCGCCGAGCACGAGCTCGGCGGCGATCTCGCCGTTCGACAGACCCCGGGCGACGAGCTCCAGCACCTCGGCCTCGCGCTCGGTCAGCGTCGCCAGCCGCGGGTGCGGCACGTGCGAGGCCGCGGACGACGGTACGCCGCGGTCCGACCCGTCCGGCAGCGTCGCCGCGACGTGGTCGAGCAGGCGGCGGGTCGTGGAGGGCGCGACGACGGCGTCGCCGGCGTGCACGCGTCGTACGGCCTCCAGCAGGTCGGGCGGGGTGGCGTCCTTGAGGAGGAACGCGGAGGCGCCGGCCTTGAGGGCGGCGAAGGCGTACTCGTCGAGGTCGAACGTCGTCAGCACGATCACGCGGGGCACGGGCGCCCCGGCGTCGGCCCGCGCGGCCAGCGCCCGGGTGGCCTCGACGCCGTCGAGGCGCGGCATGCGCACGTCCATGAGCACGACGTCGGCGACGGGCCGGTCGGCGCCCGTCGGGGCGGCGAGCAACCGGAGCGCCTCCTCGCCGTCGCCGGCCTCGCCGACGACCGTCAGGTCGTCCTGGCTCTCGACGAGCATCCGGAACCCGGCCCGCACCATCTGCTGGTCGTCGACGAGGAAGACGCGGATCGGCGGGACGCTCACGCGGTCATCCTCACACCGGGGGATCACACCGGCACCCGGGCCACGACCTCGAACCCGCCGCCACCCCGCGGGCCCGTCGCCAGGGTGCCGCCGGTGGCGCGCACCCGCTCCCGCATCCCCACGAGCCCCAGGCCGCCGCCGGTCCGTCCCGGCTCGCCGGGGCCCGCGCCCCCGGCCGCCGCCCCCCGCCCGTCGTCGGTGACCCGCAGGACGAGCCCGCCCGGCTCCGCGTCGAGGACCACCTCGACGTCGCGGACGGGACCGGCGTGACGGCGCACGTTGGTGAGCGCCTCCTGCAGCACCCGGTAGACCACGAGGCCCGTGCCCGTCGGCACCGCCGGCAGGGGGTCGGGCAGCCGCACGGTGAGCGGGAGCCCGTCGGCACGGGCCTGCTCGAGGAGGCCCGCCACGTCGTCGAGGCCGGGCTGTGGCCGGGTGCCGGTCTGCTCGGACCGCAGCAGCCCCAGCAGCCGCCGCATCTCGCCGAGCGACTCCCGACCGGTCGCCGCGATGGTGCCGAGCGCGGCGGTGGCGACGTCGGGGTCCTTCGCCGCGGCGTACCGCGCCCCGTCCGCCTGCACCACCATCACCGACAAGCCGTGCGCGACCACGTCGTGCATCTCGCGGGCGATGCGGGCCCGTTCGTCGGAGGCGGCGAGCTCGGCGCGCTGCTCGGCGTCCCGGGCGACCTGCTCGGCGTGGGTGCGCAGGGCGTCGACGTACGCCGCCCGCGTGCGCCCCAGCGTCCCCAGCGCCCACGCGGCGACCACCATGACGCCGATCGTGGTCGCGTAGCTGACCACCTGCTGCAGGGGGTAGTCGACGGGGTCCACGTACGGCGAGGTCCAGTCCCAGGCGGCCGTCGCGGCCGCCACGAGACCGACGCCGAGGGCGACGGTCCCCGCCACCGCCGTGGAGAAGCGGGCCACGGCGTAGACGGCGACCGGGTACGCGAGCTGCGAGAACAGCGGCATGTCGACGAGCAGCACCTGCAGGGCGCTGGCGGCGGCCACCGCGGCGTACACGGCCACGGGGGAGCGGCGTCGCCACCACAGCGGTGCGCACTGCAGCACGCCCAGGAGCGCCCAGTCGGGCGCGCCCGCGGCGACCCCGATGAGCAGGCTCAGGCCCGCGAGGCCGACCGCGAGGCCCCGGTCGAACCACGCCTCGCCCCGCGGCCCCAGCCGCCGCGGCTGCCGGGGGAGGGCTGGCGCGGTGCTCATGGTCGCCGAGGGTACGGCGCCGCCCCGGCCCCGCGCGTCCCCCCGCGGGTGGACGCGGGCGGGGACCGTCAGGCGCGGGTGGCGACCCGCCCGGGGGCGACCGGCAGCCGCTCGAACCCCCGGAGCACGCGGGTCTCGCGACGCTGCGGGGACCCGTCGACGCGGAGGTCGGGGAACCGCTCGTGGAGCATCTGCAGGGCGATCCGCGCCTCGGCCCGGGCGAGGGCCGCGCCGAGGCAGTAGTGCGCACCGGAGGAGAAGGCGAGGTGGGCGTTCGCGTTGGGGCGCGCGATGTCGAACACCTGCGGGTCGTCGAACACGGCGGGGTCGCGGTTGG containing:
- a CDS encoding sensor histidine kinase, translated to MSTAPALPRQPRRLGPRGEAWFDRGLAVGLAGLSLLIGVAAGAPDWALLGVLQCAPLWWRRRSPVAVYAAVAAASALQVLLVDMPLFSQLAYPVAVYAVARFSTAVAGTVALGVGLVAAATAAWDWTSPYVDPVDYPLQQVVSYATTIGVMVVAAWALGTLGRTRAAYVDALRTHAEQVARDAEQRAELAASDERARIAREMHDVVAHGLSVMVVQADGARYAAAKDPDVATAALGTIAATGRESLGEMRRLLGLLRSEQTGTRPQPGLDDVAGLLEQARADGLPLTVRLPDPLPAVPTGTGLVVYRVLQEALTNVRRHAGPVRDVEVVLDAEPGGLVLRVTDDGRGAAAGGAGPGEPGRTGGGLGLVGMRERVRATGGTLATGPRGGGGFEVVARVPV
- a CDS encoding response regulator, whose product is MSVPPIRVFLVDDQQMVRAGFRMLVESQDDLTVVGEAGDGEEALRLLAAPTGADRPVADVVLMDVRMPRLDGVEATRALAARADAGAPVPRVIVLTTFDLDEYAFAALKAGASAFLLKDATPPDLLEAVRRVHAGDAVVAPSTTRRLLDHVAATLPDGSDRGVPSSAASHVPHPRLATLTEREAEVLELVARGLSNGEIAAELVLGEATVKTHVGRLLAKTGSRDRVQLVVLAYEAGVVGPG